One window from the genome of Amphiprion ocellaris isolate individual 3 ecotype Okinawa chromosome 23, ASM2253959v1, whole genome shotgun sequence encodes:
- the zgc:194930 gene encoding uncharacterized protein zgc:194930, with translation MGCRCCRMIKSYIYDPSVAVDVKADSADSSLYQPHHYPGGAARSDQLSSHNKQKQGFHNLGYNKSNDSTLKLEADNNQVNHRLHRPSPANELHRQSSTPPAEGELYIIQPETVGPRWVIHDNGPSQVPVYPNIQEYENQRNYGKQGHRTTGDGFDGSITEISSKSQSTDEIDEGVVATPEYPCDTGDESSVLSVDIHTSTTSLSSADTRDELTLPKTPDASTEESGISVTKSEDEEEDVREEEVQSVTDSMVAEALAALEAATAGEDFE, from the exons ATGGGGTGCCGATGCTGCAGGATGATAAAAAG CTACATCTACGACCCGTCGGTAGCGGTGGATGTGAAGGCCGACTCTGCAGACAGCTCGCTCTACCAGCCCCACCACTATCCAGGCGGGGCGGCCAGGAGCGACCAGCTCAGCAGCCACAACAAGCAGAAGCAGGGCTTCCACAACCTGGGCTACAACAAGTCCAACGACAGCACGCTGAAGCTGGAGGCCGACAACAACCAGGTCAACCACCGACTGCACCGACCTTCACCTGCGAACGAGCTGCACCGTCAGAGCAGCACGCCGCCTGCAGAGGGCGAGCTGTACATCATCCAACCGGAAACCGTGGGACCGCGATGGGTCATACATGATAACGGGCCGAGCCAGGTGCCCGTTTACCCCAACATACAGGAGTATGAGAACCAGAGGAACTATGGCAAACAGGGACACCGAACGACAGGAGACGGGTTTGACGGCTCCATCACCGAAATCAGCAGCAAAAGCCAGTCAACAGACGAGATAGACGAGGGCGTGGTCGCGACGCCTGAGTACCCCTGCGACACGGGGGACGAAAGTAGCGTCTTGTCAGTGGACATCCACACCAGCACCACCAGCTTGTCCTCAGCCGACACGAGGGACGAGCTCACGCTGCCAAAGACTCCAGACGCTTCCACCGAGGAGAGTGGAATCTCTGTGACGAAGAgcgaggacgaggaggaggacgtGAGGGAGGAGGAAGTACAGAGCGTCACGGACTCGATGGTGGCAGAGGCTCTCGCTGCTTTGGAGGCCGCCACTGCAGGGGAGGATTTCGAGTGA